In Sulfurovum xiamenensis, the genomic window CGGTTTTGGCAAAAGGAAAGTGGGACCCTCACTTTATTATTCCCCGTCCTTCGCTTATCAGTAAAATGAGAAATGCAGACGCGATGATCATGAATGGCGGACAGCTTGAGATAGGTTGGCTCCCGCCGATCATCAATCGTGCCGGTAATCCAAAAACCATGCCCAATACGAAAACATTTTTAAATCTTTCGCACCACATCAAGCTTATCAACAAGCCAAAAAGTGTCGACAGAAAACATGGCGATATCCATCCTGACGGGAATCCACATTTTCATATCAGTCCGAAAAATATCCTGAGCCTGGCAAAGGTCATAGAGGAGTTTCTTAGTAGCATAGATACAGCAAACAAAGATACGTATCAAAAAAACTATTATGAATTTTCTAAATCTTGGCAGCAGAAAATGGCTGTTTGGAAGAAGAAAATGAAAGATAAAAAAGGGTTGAAGGTCATTCAGTTTCATGATAACCTTGCGTATTTTAATAAAGAGTACGGTCTTGTGAATAGCGGAACGATCGAACCGCTTCCGGGGATACCG contains:
- a CDS encoding metal ABC transporter substrate-binding protein produces the protein MKKIFVLLTLLPLTLLAQLNIAVSYPFIGALTKTIGGDDVKVTVLAKGKWDPHFIIPRPSLISKMRNADAMIMNGGQLEIGWLPPIINRAGNPKTMPNTKTFLNLSHHIKLINKPKSVDRKHGDIHPDGNPHFHISPKNILSLAKVIEEFLSSIDTANKDTYQKNYYEFSKSWQQKMAVWKKKMKDKKGLKVIQFHDNLAYFNKEYGLVNSGTIEPLPGIPPSSKHTIEIIELIKKEQPCCILHDVYHSTKTADFISQKTGIKIILMPHDIEALEDIDNLSALFDYLTSAIK